The following are encoded together in the Myxococcales bacterium genome:
- a CDS encoding protein kinase, translated as MSQTPRNVPPLGQGSVVNDRYEIRQSLGKGGMGEVFLAYDRSTQQPVALKVVREESRMPGDDEALRQELLLARSVSHPNVCRVHDLAPSPWGPILVMEHIAGQTLHTHIRRRKAQGGYTSDEFRKIASEASAGLAAIHAQGLVHGDLKPGNVMVTNDRAIILDFGFAQERARLSARRPGAPPDGGTPNYMAPERLRSGGASPEDDMYALGLTLWEMWTCRVPEPGYRPRAKPMRSQIMFDVPAGLSVDEVKQVFRCLAEDPNMRPQARHLRFFNPTALTTSQVAIPRERLNPGAPLGRQSAESFMPGAQALMLTFATNAQDSAGILFSLDKPLMTIGRRNNQDLLLPEATVSGAHALIRWQAGSWVVEDAGSTNGSYADHSYDRKKTVALLHGAEVQLGECRLKLVSFQEGSPPHQRAKTYLARRDGLTGMLRQEHLIRALKDDAAFAEWDGVPLAVARYHVRGPNRHVSERPTILEMLALRRAAQRVLELTEMLLLSVVPVTAGLNGPLRFAVAMTGPSVDEARHVVEQVVSQVQGLMPESLDLAATLVKCEPGQPIESLLES; from the coding sequence ATGTCCCAGACCCCTCGAAACGTACCGCCGCTAGGCCAAGGATCAGTGGTCAACGACCGCTATGAGATCCGACAGAGCCTCGGCAAGGGAGGGATGGGTGAGGTGTTCCTCGCGTACGACCGCAGCACACAGCAGCCGGTGGCGCTGAAGGTCGTCCGCGAAGAGTCGCGCATGCCGGGTGATGACGAGGCGCTGCGACAAGAACTGCTGCTCGCCCGCTCGGTGAGCCACCCGAACGTCTGCCGTGTGCACGACCTGGCACCGAGCCCCTGGGGGCCAATCCTCGTGATGGAACACATCGCGGGCCAGACACTGCACACCCACATCCGTCGTCGCAAAGCGCAGGGCGGCTACACCTCCGACGAGTTCCGCAAGATCGCGAGCGAGGCGTCGGCGGGCCTCGCGGCCATCCACGCTCAGGGCCTGGTCCACGGTGACCTCAAGCCGGGCAACGTCATGGTCACGAATGATCGCGCCATCATTCTGGATTTTGGTTTCGCGCAGGAGCGTGCCCGCCTGAGCGCGCGCCGCCCGGGCGCGCCTCCGGATGGCGGGACGCCAAACTACATGGCCCCGGAGCGATTGCGCTCCGGTGGCGCAAGCCCAGAGGACGATATGTACGCCCTCGGGCTGACGCTCTGGGAGATGTGGACATGCCGGGTCCCGGAGCCGGGCTATCGCCCGCGTGCGAAGCCCATGCGCTCGCAGATCATGTTCGACGTTCCAGCAGGCCTGTCCGTCGACGAGGTCAAGCAGGTGTTTCGTTGTCTGGCCGAAGACCCGAACATGCGCCCGCAGGCCAGGCACCTGCGCTTTTTCAATCCGACGGCGCTGACGACCAGCCAGGTGGCCATTCCCCGCGAGCGCCTGAACCCGGGGGCACCCCTCGGTCGTCAGTCCGCGGAGTCCTTCATGCCCGGTGCGCAAGCGCTGATGCTCACCTTCGCGACCAACGCGCAAGACTCGGCGGGAATCCTGTTTTCTCTCGACAAGCCGCTGATGACCATCGGTCGGCGCAACAACCAGGATCTGCTCCTGCCCGAGGCGACCGTCTCCGGTGCCCACGCTTTGATCCGGTGGCAGGCCGGTTCGTGGGTCGTCGAAGACGCCGGAAGTACCAACGGGTCCTACGCAGACCACAGCTACGATCGCAAGAAGACGGTGGCGCTGTTGCACGGTGCCGAGGTCCAACTGGGTGAGTGTCGGCTCAAGCTGGTCAGCTTTCAGGAAGGCTCTCCGCCACATCAGCGAGCCAAGACCTACCTGGCTCGCCGTGACGGTCTGACCGGCATGTTGCGCCAAGAGCACTTGATCCGCGCGCTCAAGGACGACGCTGCGTTCGCCGAATGGGACGGAGTGCCGCTGGCAGTGGCGCGTTATCACGTGCGCGGACCGAACCGACACGTCAGCGAGCGCCCGACTATCCTGGAGATGCTGGCGCTCCGGCGCGCGGCCCAGCGCGTGCTCGAGCTGACCGAGATGTTGCTGCTCAGCGTGGTTCCGGTGACCGCGGGGCTCAACGGTCCGCTGCGGTTCGCGGTCGCGATGACCGGCCCGAGCGTCGACGAGGCGCGTCACGTCGTGGAGCAGGTCGTCTCCCAGGTCCAAGGGTTGATGCCGGAATCGCTCGACCTGGCCGCGACGTTGGTGAAGTGTGAGCCAGGGCAGCCCATCGAGTCGCTGCTCGAGTCCTAG
- a CDS encoding alpha/beta fold hydrolase: MASRPKSLARRARKLADRLVLSAVNGFVYATEGAARPGRNAAESEVVLSRGKLELRRVRPIRDVEFELGPDVHRVSFERHATPILLIPPLMVRPYVYDLRPEHSMVRTLRNAGFDVFVVDFGVPDRDDEQVRLDDYVLDYVPACVEAALAASGAKQVSLAGYCMGGIFCLIHAATHQDARVANLVTIGAPVNFTKMRAAYVASRVGALGIGPLMDLVGNVPGKASSLGFKLMSGSRAVTKWGDFVANLDDEDFVRSFDSVNTWVNDLIPYPKEAFKQMVREVVSGNRLIRGGLSFGGRPCDLSAVSEPLLAFAGRSDNIATPQATAAIVDLVSSTDKRLVSVSGGHVGVVGGSTAPREVWRPMIDWLLPRSA, translated from the coding sequence ATGGCATCTCGTCCGAAGAGCCTCGCCCGTCGAGCACGCAAGCTGGCCGACCGCTTGGTGCTCTCCGCGGTCAACGGTTTCGTGTACGCGACCGAAGGCGCTGCCCGCCCAGGGCGCAACGCCGCCGAGAGCGAGGTGGTGTTGTCGCGTGGCAAGCTGGAGCTCCGGCGTGTACGACCGATCCGGGACGTCGAGTTCGAGCTCGGCCCGGACGTACACCGGGTCTCCTTCGAACGACACGCGACTCCGATCCTGCTGATCCCGCCGCTGATGGTCCGGCCGTACGTGTACGATCTGCGCCCCGAGCACAGCATGGTGCGGACCCTGCGCAACGCGGGCTTCGACGTGTTCGTCGTCGACTTCGGCGTCCCGGATCGAGACGACGAGCAGGTGCGACTCGACGACTACGTGCTCGACTACGTGCCCGCGTGTGTCGAAGCCGCGCTGGCCGCATCGGGTGCAAAACAGGTCAGCCTCGCCGGCTACTGCATGGGCGGGATTTTTTGTCTGATTCACGCCGCCACACACCAGGACGCACGGGTCGCCAACCTCGTGACCATTGGCGCCCCCGTCAATTTCACGAAGATGCGCGCGGCCTACGTCGCCTCCCGCGTGGGTGCGCTCGGGATCGGACCGTTGATGGATCTCGTGGGGAACGTGCCCGGCAAGGCATCCTCGCTCGGCTTCAAGCTGATGAGTGGCTCCCGCGCCGTGACCAAGTGGGGCGACTTCGTGGCGAACCTGGACGACGAAGACTTCGTGCGCTCGTTCGATTCGGTCAACACCTGGGTCAACGATCTCATCCCGTACCCCAAAGAGGCGTTCAAGCAGATGGTGCGGGAGGTGGTGAGCGGCAATCGCTTGATCCGTGGAGGACTGTCCTTCGGTGGCAGGCCTTGTGACCTGAGCGCCGTCTCGGAGCCGCTGCTGGCCTTTGCGGGCCGGAGCGACAACATTGCCACGCCTCAGGCCACCGCCGCGATCGTCGATCTCGTTTCTTCGACCGACAAACGCCTCGTGTCGGTTTCCGGGGGCCACGTCGGCGTCGTGGGCGGTTCGACGGCTCCACGCGAGGTTTGGCGTCCGATGATCGACTGGCTCTTGCCGCGCTCGGCTTGA
- a CDS encoding acyltransferase, translating into MIWHHSTPRQLDGLLGKGPLGVHLFFAISGFLITTLLLRERERHDAISLRGFYARRSLRIFPLYYLVLGLYALRGWLFMAPSPLREHFFRSLPFYATYTGNWCVDYAVSHPVVFGFSWSLATEEQFYLLWPPVLALSKSWRLPALFMAVLFGLDFLAERGSFVGLLGTEGLALNVLTSISAPICLGSLLAIALAEPRSFRWLRGLLGSSLSAPAALGALALLIYVDGPLLAIHLAMTALVGAVCIRPDHGLAFGLDARVPRFIGEVSYGIYLWHVSLISAVRLLWPGSSPLFVFVLAALGSIAVATLSYRLFERRFLRFSERFRRQPAL; encoded by the coding sequence GTGATCTGGCACCACAGCACACCCCGGCAGCTCGACGGCTTGCTAGGCAAGGGGCCGCTGGGTGTGCACCTGTTCTTCGCGATCAGTGGCTTCTTGATCACCACGCTTCTCCTGCGCGAACGCGAGCGACACGACGCCATCTCGCTCCGTGGTTTTTATGCGCGCCGAAGCCTGCGCATCTTTCCCCTCTACTACCTGGTGTTGGGCCTGTATGCGCTCCGCGGCTGGCTGTTCATGGCCCCTTCACCGCTGCGCGAGCACTTCTTCAGGAGTCTGCCGTTCTACGCGACGTACACCGGCAACTGGTGCGTGGACTACGCCGTATCGCACCCGGTCGTATTCGGCTTCTCGTGGTCGCTCGCGACAGAAGAGCAGTTCTATTTGCTCTGGCCGCCGGTGCTTGCACTCAGCAAGAGCTGGAGGCTGCCGGCGCTGTTCATGGCGGTGCTCTTTGGTCTGGACTTCCTGGCGGAGCGCGGCAGCTTCGTGGGGCTCTTGGGGACCGAGGGTCTGGCGCTCAACGTGCTGACGAGCATCTCCGCGCCCATCTGCCTCGGCTCGCTGCTGGCGATTGCCCTGGCCGAGCCTCGAAGCTTTCGCTGGCTGAGAGGCCTGCTCGGCTCCAGCCTCAGCGCCCCGGCAGCGCTCGGAGCGCTGGCGCTCCTCATCTACGTCGACGGACCGCTGCTTGCCATTCACCTTGCCATGACTGCGCTCGTCGGAGCGGTCTGTATCCGTCCTGACCACGGCCTGGCGTTCGGGCTCGACGCGCGTGTGCCTCGCTTCATTGGCGAGGTCAGCTACGGCATTTACCTGTGGCACGTGTCGCTGATCAGCGCGGTCCGCTTGCTCTGGCCGGGCTCGTCGCCGCTGTTCGTGTTCGTGCTGGCCGCACTCGGTAGCATTGCCGTGGCGACTCTGTCGTATCGGCTGTTCGAGCGGCGTTTCCTGCGCTTCTCCGAGCGTTTTCGTCGGCAGCCGGCGCTCTAG
- a CDS encoding fused MFS/spermidine synthase, producing MTDSPLSASPGQALFRANAFLAAGLMFVAEPMLAKWLLPQAGGSAGTWAACLVTYQLLLLAGYVYADLLTRRVPRAAQLLVHGGLVVAALISLQLLSKSSPPRLSVAVPALSVAWALLRELGLPFFLLASSAPLGQSWAATTSERSPFSLYAVSNAGSLAGLLAYPLLLEPLLPLGLQRQLFAWGFVGFALTVLGVALRVRSAPGHPRPHGSEVVDAPTESVQSLRWVGLSFVPSLMLVAATNHLTVDIAPTPLLWVVPLALYLLSFILAFSAWRETWRAPLCALWLVGAVLVGVNAFAEAKSPLWRQLGGTLLALFAACTLCHGELAHRRPALSRLTRYYILIALGGVLGGAFVSLGAPLLFDDVHELELGSIATFGLLFWISRPPSSWQRGARLLFWLGAATAVPLSVANLWLRLRTHSAQGSVVWRGRSFYGPLRVVDVAAGRLLTNGRIQHGLQLRGAASRDVPTLYFGRGTALARVFDLHHPERPRRVGIIGLGAGTIASYGRSGDDFRFYELDPSVLAIARRDFSFLADSPAHIEVALGDGRLLLAGEKGREFDILVLDAFTSDAVPVHLLTTEAFQLYARQLAPDGVLLAHISNRYLAIDQVVRASARAAGLAVVVIETGSRTTEHVTHAEWAVAVRDARTLSELTRELPTKPGAETAWTDDHASWLSVLR from the coding sequence GTGACGGACTCGCCGCTCAGTGCATCGCCCGGCCAGGCGCTCTTCCGCGCCAACGCCTTCCTGGCGGCGGGTTTGATGTTCGTCGCCGAACCGATGCTGGCCAAGTGGCTCTTGCCCCAAGCCGGCGGCAGCGCAGGCACGTGGGCCGCGTGTCTGGTCACCTATCAGCTGCTCCTGCTCGCGGGGTACGTCTACGCCGATCTCCTCACGCGGCGAGTACCGCGGGCCGCGCAGCTGTTGGTGCACGGTGGACTCGTGGTCGCCGCGCTGATCAGCCTCCAGCTGCTCTCCAAGTCGAGCCCGCCTCGCCTGAGTGTCGCTGTGCCCGCACTCTCCGTCGCCTGGGCGCTGCTCCGGGAGCTTGGCCTGCCTTTCTTCCTGCTCGCCAGCAGCGCACCCCTCGGGCAGAGCTGGGCCGCGACGACGAGCGAACGCTCACCGTTCTCGCTGTACGCGGTCTCCAACGCCGGCTCACTCGCGGGCCTGCTCGCGTACCCGCTGCTGCTCGAGCCGCTGCTGCCACTCGGGTTGCAGCGTCAGCTCTTCGCTTGGGGTTTTGTTGGTTTCGCGCTGACCGTGCTGGGCGTCGCGCTGCGGGTGCGAAGCGCTCCCGGCCACCCCCGCCCCCACGGCTCCGAGGTCGTGGACGCGCCGACCGAAAGCGTTCAGTCCCTGCGCTGGGTCGGGCTCTCGTTCGTTCCCAGCCTGATGTTGGTCGCTGCGACCAATCACCTCACGGTCGACATTGCACCGACGCCGCTCTTGTGGGTCGTACCGCTCGCGCTCTACTTGCTCTCGTTCATCCTCGCCTTCTCCGCCTGGCGTGAGACCTGGCGCGCGCCGCTCTGCGCCCTCTGGCTCGTCGGCGCCGTTCTCGTCGGGGTGAACGCGTTCGCGGAGGCGAAGTCTCCGCTCTGGCGCCAGCTCGGCGGCACACTGCTCGCGCTGTTCGCCGCCTGCACCCTCTGCCACGGCGAGCTCGCTCACCGCCGCCCGGCGCTGAGTCGGCTCACGCGGTACTACATCTTGATCGCGCTTGGTGGAGTGCTGGGCGGCGCCTTCGTGAGTCTGGGCGCGCCGCTCTTGTTCGACGACGTCCACGAGCTCGAGCTCGGCTCAATTGCAACGTTCGGGCTCCTGTTCTGGATCTCCCGCCCGCCCTCGAGCTGGCAGCGCGGAGCGCGCCTTCTGTTCTGGCTCGGCGCGGCCACCGCGGTGCCGCTCTCGGTCGCCAATCTCTGGCTGCGGCTGCGCACGCATTCCGCGCAGGGCTCGGTCGTTTGGCGCGGCCGGTCGTTCTACGGACCCCTCCGGGTGGTCGACGTGGCGGCTGGACGCCTGCTCACCAACGGGCGCATTCAGCACGGGCTTCAGCTGAGAGGCGCCGCCTCGCGCGATGTTCCCACCCTCTATTTCGGGCGCGGTACCGCCCTCGCACGCGTCTTCGACCTACACCATCCGGAGCGCCCGCGGCGGGTCGGGATCATCGGACTCGGAGCCGGCACCATCGCGAGCTACGGGCGGTCGGGTGACGACTTTCGCTTCTACGAGCTCGACCCGTCAGTGCTAGCCATTGCCCGACGAGACTTCTCTTTTCTCGCCGATTCACCGGCGCACATCGAGGTGGCGCTGGGAGACGGCCGGCTGCTGCTTGCTGGAGAGAAGGGCCGAGAGTTCGACATCCTGGTGCTCGACGCCTTCACCAGTGACGCGGTGCCGGTGCACCTGCTGACGACGGAGGCGTTCCAGCTCTACGCCCGGCAGCTTGCCCCGGATGGGGTGCTTCTCGCACACATCTCGAATCGCTACCTGGCCATCGACCAGGTCGTGCGCGCGAGCGCGCGCGCTGCGGGACTTGCCGTCGTCGTGATCGAGACGGGCAGCCGGACGACGGAACACGTGACCCACGCCGAGTGGGCCGTCGCTGTGCGCGACGCACGGACCCTCAGCGAGCTCACGCGAGAGCTGCCCACCAAACCCGGCGCGGAGACCGCCTGGACCGACGACCACGCGAGTTGGTTGTCGGTCCTGCGCTGA
- a CDS encoding aldehyde dehydrogenase family protein: protein MEPHRLFIGGELVNAHGGATFETFDPGTAQPLASVASAGERDIDDAVAAARKAFDSGVWSQLDPVERSARVMELADLIQASISELALLEAMDSGGLVARTGSDVFQGARFLRETARYAAHHFPFSEKVPGKNPFFPASNSVRREPIGVCAAIIPWNFPFLMAVWKIGMALCTGNTVVLKPSPETPLSALHLGKLILKTRIPAGVVNIITAPGREAGQLLCRHADVDRVAFTGSTAVGKEVLKSCADSLKRVSLELGGKSANIVLDDADLDLAVDGALFATFLHSGQVCESGTRLLLPEKLHDRFLEELERRAKAMQVGYQLDPRTRIGPVVNTRQLETIERYVELGKQSGARLVVGGERAKVAGFDGHYFQPTIFADVDNQMAVAREEIFGPVLTVLRYRDEAEAVRIANDSSYGLGGGIWSRDLGRAERMARELRTGTVWINDWHVFHDHAPFGGFKQSGIGRETGHHGLAEYTELKHIHVGAQADPNAKLGHRLLVKRPRSVSFDYEPTTRIVSGPGSLARLHAELTQEDKSRVLVLTDAGVVQAGLLERLQAVLGERIAAVFSEIPQDSGLTVIDAAAALGREHRVDAVLSLGGGSVIDTAKGVAVALASGLRAIETLGIHHLTGPQLFHIAVPTTAGTGSEVTSAAVIKNHDLRIKSYIVDRFITPNLAILDPTLTVGLPPRLTASTGMDALTHAIEAYTSKQQNPMADAQALHAIRLIAKNLARVVSHGDDLAARGEMQSAATLAGWAISSAQVGLVHGLSHTLGARHGVPHGTGNGILLPHVLRYHAGSRATHERLLEVARALGVDTAGMAAADGGAHAADAVVALLVACAHPTRLSEVGVPESDLGECAQVAFVDIANLSAARRPAHPGEILEIYETAM, encoded by the coding sequence ATGGAACCCCACCGCTTGTTCATCGGCGGAGAGCTCGTCAACGCACACGGCGGCGCGACATTCGAGACGTTCGACCCCGGCACTGCTCAGCCGCTCGCCAGCGTGGCCTCCGCGGGAGAGCGCGACATTGACGACGCCGTAGCGGCGGCGCGCAAGGCCTTCGACTCCGGAGTCTGGAGCCAGCTCGATCCGGTCGAGCGCTCCGCGCGGGTGATGGAGCTGGCGGATTTGATCCAGGCGAGCATCTCCGAGCTCGCGTTGCTCGAGGCCATGGACTCGGGTGGGTTGGTTGCCCGCACGGGCAGCGACGTGTTTCAGGGCGCACGTTTCCTTCGGGAGACCGCCCGCTACGCCGCGCACCATTTCCCTTTCAGCGAAAAGGTACCCGGCAAGAACCCATTCTTCCCCGCGAGCAACAGCGTGCGGCGCGAGCCCATCGGTGTGTGCGCGGCCATCATTCCCTGGAACTTCCCGTTCCTGATGGCGGTGTGGAAGATCGGCATGGCCCTCTGCACGGGCAACACCGTGGTCCTCAAGCCGTCGCCCGAGACGCCGCTCTCGGCGCTGCACTTGGGAAAGCTGATCCTGAAGACGCGGATCCCGGCGGGCGTCGTCAACATCATCACGGCTCCCGGGCGCGAAGCTGGCCAGCTGCTCTGCCGCCATGCCGACGTCGATCGCGTGGCGTTCACGGGCAGTACCGCCGTCGGCAAGGAAGTGCTCAAGTCCTGCGCCGACAGCCTCAAGCGGGTATCCCTCGAGCTCGGCGGCAAGAGCGCCAACATCGTGCTCGACGACGCCGATCTGGATCTCGCGGTGGACGGCGCGCTGTTCGCGACCTTCCTCCACTCGGGTCAGGTCTGTGAGTCGGGGACACGCCTGTTGTTGCCGGAGAAACTGCACGACCGCTTCCTGGAAGAGCTGGAGCGGCGGGCGAAGGCCATGCAGGTGGGCTACCAGCTCGATCCGCGCACACGCATCGGTCCGGTCGTGAACACCCGTCAGCTCGAGACCATCGAGCGCTACGTGGAGCTCGGGAAACAGAGCGGCGCGCGCCTGGTGGTGGGAGGGGAACGTGCCAAGGTCGCCGGCTTCGACGGGCACTACTTCCAGCCGACTATCTTCGCCGACGTGGACAACCAGATGGCGGTCGCCCGCGAAGAGATCTTCGGCCCGGTGCTGACCGTGCTCCGCTACCGGGACGAGGCCGAGGCCGTCCGCATCGCCAACGACTCGAGTTATGGCCTGGGCGGCGGCATCTGGAGTCGTGATCTGGGCCGCGCCGAGCGCATGGCCCGAGAGCTCCGCACCGGCACTGTGTGGATCAACGACTGGCACGTGTTCCACGATCACGCGCCGTTCGGCGGCTTCAAACAGAGCGGGATCGGTCGCGAGACCGGCCATCACGGCCTCGCGGAGTATACCGAGCTCAAACACATCCACGTGGGCGCGCAGGCCGACCCGAACGCCAAGCTGGGCCACCGGCTCCTGGTGAAGCGCCCGCGCTCCGTGTCGTTCGACTACGAACCCACGACGCGGATCGTCTCGGGCCCCGGCAGCCTCGCACGGCTGCACGCGGAGCTGACCCAGGAGGACAAATCTCGGGTGCTCGTCTTGACCGACGCGGGGGTGGTCCAGGCCGGCCTGCTCGAGCGCCTGCAGGCGGTGCTCGGTGAGCGAATCGCCGCCGTTTTCAGCGAAATACCCCAGGACTCTGGGCTCACGGTGATCGACGCCGCCGCCGCGCTCGGCCGCGAGCACCGCGTCGATGCGGTGCTGTCACTCGGTGGAGGCAGTGTGATCGATACTGCCAAGGGCGTCGCGGTTGCGCTCGCATCTGGGCTCCGCGCCATCGAGACCCTCGGCATTCATCACCTGACCGGGCCGCAGCTGTTTCACATCGCCGTACCCACCACCGCGGGAACCGGCAGCGAGGTCACGAGCGCCGCGGTGATCAAGAACCACGACCTGCGCATCAAGAGCTACATCGTCGATCGGTTCATCACACCCAATCTGGCCATCCTGGACCCGACTCTGACCGTGGGGCTGCCGCCTCGACTCACGGCGTCGACTGGCATGGACGCGCTGACCCACGCCATCGAGGCCTACACCAGCAAACAGCAGAACCCGATGGCGGATGCCCAGGCGCTGCATGCCATCCGGCTGATCGCCAAGAACCTCGCGCGCGTCGTGAGCCACGGGGACGATCTCGCGGCTCGCGGGGAAATGCAGAGCGCTGCCACGCTCGCCGGGTGGGCCATTTCGAGCGCCCAGGTCGGACTCGTGCACGGGTTGAGCCACACCTTGGGTGCTCGCCACGGTGTGCCCCATGGCACGGGCAACGGCATCCTGTTGCCTCACGTGCTGCGTTACCATGCCGGCTCGCGCGCAACCCACGAACGTCTGCTCGAAGTGGCCCGCGCCCTCGGGGTCGACACGGCTGGCATGGCAGCGGCGGACGGCGGCGCCCACGCTGCGGATGCGGTCGTCGCGTTGCTCGTCGCGTGTGCACACCCAACACGGCTCAGCGAGGTCGGCGTGCCGGAAAGCGATCTCGGAGAGTGCGCACAGGTCGCATTCGTGGACATCGCCAACCTGTCCGCGGCCCGGCGTCCGGCTCACCCCGGCGAAATCTTGGAGATCTACGAGACGGCAATGTGA
- a CDS encoding glycogen/starch/alpha-glucan phosphorylase, with product MADRAPEVVIQVEDDRTGMSETTLKRAVVDHLTYTQSKDLRAATLLDVNFALAHTVRDRLVQRWMKTQRTYQEQDPKRVYYLSAEFLLGRFLRNSLINLGLYELAQRGLGEYGIDLGAVLDQEPDPGLGNGGLGRLAACFLDSMATLELPGYGYGIRYEFGIFRQEIADGIQIEHPDDWLKFGNPWEFARPEYAVEVQFGGHVETSEDDHGHLARWVDDNRVLGMPFDYPIAGHANDTVNTLRLWAARASQELDLEVFNDGDYRRAVEEKAISESISKVLYPKDETPAGKELRLKQQYFFVACSIRDILRRYKKSHDTLDELPNKAAIQLNDTHPAIAVAELMRVLVDLERLPWERAWDITQRTLAYTNHTLLPEALEKWPVELFERVLPRHLQVIYEINHRFLRQVHVRWPGDDQKKRALSLIEEGPPRQIRMANLAVVGCHSVNGVAKLHSELVRRDLFPEFVELWPERFNNKTNGVTPRRWLLGCNRHLAAAIERRIGPGFKTHLDELTKLAPLASDEDFQNELYRIKQQHKKTLAEMIANETGVSLNTDALFDVQVKRIHEYKRQLMCALHVIVLYRRLRFEKRDIFPRAVIIGGKAAPGYATAKKHIRLINDVASVVNNDPAVAGRLACVFVPNYNVSRAERIIPAANLSEQISTAGKEASGTGNMKFQMNGALTIGTLDGANVEIREQVGADNFFLFGLTAEQVATVYARGHDPRPFIAACDELQGALELLENGFFSPDEPDLYRDVADYVRRRDPYLIAADFSDYLACQARVEEDYADRATWMHKVVLNIAHSGTFSSDRTIREYAGEIWGVGPVHIELDPYVP from the coding sequence ATGGCCGACAGAGCACCCGAAGTCGTCATTCAGGTCGAGGACGATCGAACCGGGATGAGCGAGACCACGTTGAAGCGCGCGGTGGTCGACCACCTGACCTACACCCAGTCGAAGGATCTCCGCGCCGCCACGCTGCTCGATGTCAATTTCGCGCTGGCTCACACCGTGCGAGATCGGCTGGTTCAGCGCTGGATGAAGACCCAGCGCACCTACCAGGAACAAGATCCAAAGCGCGTCTACTACCTCTCGGCGGAGTTCCTGCTCGGGCGCTTCCTCCGCAACAGCCTGATCAATCTCGGCCTGTACGAACTGGCGCAGCGCGGTCTCGGGGAATACGGCATCGATCTCGGCGCCGTGCTCGATCAAGAGCCGGACCCGGGTCTCGGCAACGGCGGCCTCGGACGACTGGCTGCGTGTTTTCTCGACTCCATGGCGACCCTGGAGCTCCCCGGCTACGGCTACGGGATCCGCTACGAGTTCGGGATCTTCCGCCAGGAGATCGCGGACGGGATCCAGATCGAACACCCGGACGACTGGCTCAAGTTCGGCAACCCCTGGGAGTTCGCGCGGCCCGAGTATGCCGTCGAGGTGCAGTTCGGTGGCCACGTCGAGACCTCCGAGGACGACCACGGTCACCTGGCGCGCTGGGTCGACGACAACCGCGTGCTGGGCATGCCGTTCGACTATCCGATCGCAGGCCACGCAAACGACACCGTGAACACCCTGCGGTTGTGGGCGGCACGGGCCTCGCAGGAGCTCGATCTCGAGGTCTTCAACGACGGCGACTACCGGCGCGCGGTGGAGGAAAAGGCCATCTCCGAGAGCATCTCGAAGGTGCTCTATCCCAAGGACGAGACGCCGGCCGGCAAGGAGCTGCGGCTGAAACAACAATACTTCTTCGTCGCTTGCTCGATTCGGGACATCTTGCGTCGCTACAAGAAGTCGCACGACACCCTGGACGAGCTCCCGAACAAGGCCGCCATTCAGCTGAACGACACCCATCCCGCGATCGCCGTCGCAGAGCTGATGCGGGTCTTGGTCGATCTCGAGCGATTGCCGTGGGAGCGCGCGTGGGACATCACCCAGCGCACGCTCGCGTACACCAACCACACCCTCTTGCCCGAAGCGCTGGAGAAATGGCCGGTCGAGCTGTTCGAGCGGGTGTTACCGCGGCACCTGCAGGTCATCTACGAAATCAACCACCGGTTCCTGCGACAAGTTCACGTGCGCTGGCCCGGGGACGACCAGAAGAAGCGCGCTCTCTCGTTGATCGAAGAAGGGCCGCCGCGACAGATCCGCATGGCGAACCTTGCGGTCGTGGGCTGTCACAGCGTCAACGGCGTCGCAAAGCTCCACAGCGAGCTCGTGCGCCGCGACCTGTTCCCCGAGTTTGTCGAGCTGTGGCCGGAGCGCTTCAACAACAAAACAAACGGAGTGACCCCCCGCCGCTGGCTCTTGGGTTGCAACCGACACCTCGCCGCCGCCATCGAGCGGCGCATCGGCCCTGGTTTCAAGACCCACCTCGACGAGCTCACGAAGCTTGCCCCGTTGGCGAGTGACGAGGACTTTCAGAACGAGCTCTACCGCATCAAACAGCAGCACAAGAAGACGCTGGCGGAGATGATCGCCAACGAGACCGGCGTCAGCCTGAACACCGACGCCCTGTTCGACGTGCAGGTCAAGCGCATCCACGAGTACAAGCGGCAGCTGATGTGCGCGCTGCACGTGATCGTGCTGTATCGGCGCCTGCGCTTCGAGAAGCGCGATATCTTCCCCCGCGCGGTGATCATCGGAGGCAAGGCGGCGCCCGGCTACGCCACCGCCAAGAAGCACATCCGGCTGATCAACGACGTGGCCTCGGTGGTCAACAACGACCCCGCGGTCGCGGGCCGCCTCGCCTGTGTGTTCGTCCCGAACTACAACGTCTCCCGCGCCGAGCGCATCATTCCGGCCGCGAACCTGTCGGAGCAGATCAGCACGGCCGGCAAGGAGGCGTCCGGTACCGGGAACATGAAGTTCCAGATGAACGGCGCGCTCACCATCGGAACCCTCGACGGGGCCAACGTCGAGATCCGCGAGCAGGTCGGGGCGGACAACTTCTTCCTGTTCGGATTGACGGCGGAACAGGTCGCGACGGTCTACGCCCGAGGCCACGACCCGCGGCCTTTCATCGCCGCCTGCGACGAGCTGCAAGGCGCGCTCGAGCTGCTCGAGAATGGCTTCTTCTCACCCGACGAGCCCGACCTGTACCGAGACGTCGCGGACTACGTGCGGCGCCGCGACCCCTACCTCATCGCCGCCGATTTCTCCGACTACCTCGCGTGCCAAGCCCGCGTCGAAGAGGACTACGCCGACCGCGCAACCTGGATGCACAAGGTCGTGCTCAACATCGCCCACTCCGGCACCTTCTCTAGCGACCGAACGATCCGGGAGTACGCAGGGGAAATCTGGGGGGTCGGGCCGGTTCACATCGAGCTCGACCCGTACGTGCCCTGA